From the Hyphomicrobium sp. ghe19 genome, one window contains:
- a CDS encoding MFS transporter produces the protein MDVRADAFDSVQTTRAKLTPRQVNLVHFALAMGGFAIGTTEFAAMSLLPYFAATFGISEPDAGYAISAYALGVVVGAPVIAVLAAKWSRRMLLLTLMTVFAVLNVMTALAPTYGSMVAFRFLSGVPHGAYFGVAMLVAASLVPANARSQAVGRVLIGLTIATVIGVPVATWIGQALGWRSGFGIVGVLAALTVSLIWFYVPADQPIKEASMLRELGALKRPQVWLTLAIGAIGFGGMFAVYSYLSSTLTDVTHVPSYVVPIVLVFFGAGMTVGTYVTGRLADRALMPTVGGLLLWSLVSLALFPFGAGNIYAVTLVVFMIGCGGGLGTALQTRLMDVAGEAQTLAAALNHSAFNTANALGPWLGGMAIAGGYGWTSTGWVGVVLAIGGLFFWALSLLTDGKRRA, from the coding sequence ATGGACGTGAGGGCGGATGCTTTTGACAGCGTGCAGACGACGCGCGCGAAGCTGACCCCTCGTCAGGTCAATCTCGTACATTTCGCGCTGGCGATGGGCGGCTTCGCAATCGGCACGACCGAGTTCGCGGCGATGAGCCTGTTGCCGTATTTCGCGGCGACGTTCGGAATTTCCGAGCCCGATGCCGGATACGCCATCAGCGCCTACGCTCTCGGCGTCGTCGTGGGGGCTCCCGTCATTGCCGTACTCGCTGCGAAATGGTCGCGGCGAATGTTGCTGCTAACGTTGATGACGGTCTTTGCCGTCTTGAATGTGATGACAGCGCTTGCGCCGACGTATGGCTCGATGGTCGCCTTTCGGTTTCTCAGTGGTGTACCGCACGGTGCTTACTTCGGTGTCGCGATGCTGGTTGCGGCGTCACTCGTTCCGGCGAACGCCCGGTCGCAGGCCGTTGGCCGCGTGCTCATCGGTCTTACGATTGCGACGGTGATCGGTGTTCCCGTTGCGACGTGGATCGGGCAGGCGCTCGGCTGGCGTTCGGGTTTCGGGATCGTCGGCGTTCTTGCTGCTCTGACGGTTTCGCTCATTTGGTTCTATGTGCCGGCGGACCAGCCGATAAAGGAAGCCAGCATGCTGCGCGAGCTTGGCGCGCTGAAGCGGCCGCAGGTGTGGCTAACGCTTGCTATCGGCGCCATCGGCTTCGGCGGCATGTTCGCCGTCTATTCGTATCTCTCGTCGACGCTGACGGACGTCACGCACGTTCCGTCCTACGTGGTGCCGATCGTGCTCGTCTTCTTCGGCGCCGGCATGACAGTCGGCACGTACGTCACCGGCCGGCTCGCGGATCGGGCCCTGATGCCGACGGTCGGTGGGCTGTTGCTTTGGAGTTTGGTGTCGCTGGCGCTCTTCCCATTTGGGGCCGGCAACATTTATGCGGTGACACTTGTGGTGTTCATGATCGGCTGCGGAGGCGGGCTTGGAACCGCACTGCAGACGCGCTTGATGGACGTCGCCGGAGAAGCGCAGACGCTCGCTGCCGCTCTCAATCACAGTGCGTTCAATACGGCGAATGCCCTAGGCCCGTGGCTCGGGGGCATGGCCATCGCGGGCGGATACGGCTGGACGTCGACCGGTTGGGTCGGCGTGGTGCTTGCGATCGGCGGCTTGTTCTTCTGGGCGCTTTCGCTTCTCACCGACGGCAAGCGGCGAGCGTGA
- a CDS encoding DHA2 family efflux MFS transporter permease subunit produces the protein MADLTLSPDEPEKLEWIGVTPRQLAGFLAMVFGMFMAILDIQIVSASLSEIQAGLSASSDEIPWVQTAYLIAEVVMIPLSGFLARALSTRVLFFTAAVGFTAASALCATATTIDQMILYRAIQGFIGGGMIPSVFAVAFTLFPPSKRNIVSPMIGLVATLAPTIGPTVGGYLTDAFSWHWLFLINVGPGILVAIAVYFLVDFDKPNHALFNRFDYVGLIAMAMFLGSLEYVLEEGPRYDWFDDQTIATFGVLTVIGAVVFFWRALTAKEPIVELRAFKNRNFAFGSAFSFTMGIGLYGLTYVYPVYLGQIRGYSSLMIGETMFVTGVAMFLTAPISGRLSNILDPRIMMLIGFIGFASGTYIASGITSDWDFWELLLPQVLRGSSLMLCMVPINNLSLGTLPHDQLKNASGLFNLTRNLGGAVGLAIINTLLNKRLDLHLARLHEQVSWGHPAAEDQLSSMQQTFSNAMQADGDMAALKKLAMMVRMQANVLSFADLFLVLTVLFASAALFTLLMRKPEAVPSGAGGH, from the coding sequence ATGGCCGATTTGACCCTATCGCCCGATGAACCGGAGAAGCTCGAATGGATCGGCGTCACGCCGCGCCAGCTCGCGGGCTTCCTCGCCATGGTCTTCGGCATGTTCATGGCGATCCTCGACATTCAGATCGTCTCGGCGTCGCTGAGCGAAATCCAGGCGGGCCTCTCGGCAAGCTCTGACGAGATTCCGTGGGTCCAGACGGCCTATCTCATCGCCGAAGTGGTGATGATCCCGCTGTCGGGCTTCCTCGCACGCGCCCTCTCGACGCGGGTGCTCTTCTTTACGGCCGCAGTCGGCTTCACGGCCGCGAGCGCCCTCTGCGCCACCGCGACGACGATCGACCAGATGATCCTCTATCGTGCGATCCAGGGCTTCATCGGCGGCGGCATGATCCCGAGCGTCTTTGCGGTCGCGTTCACGCTGTTTCCGCCGTCGAAGCGCAATATCGTTTCGCCCATGATCGGCTTGGTCGCGACGCTGGCGCCAACGATAGGACCGACCGTCGGCGGCTATCTCACCGACGCCTTCTCATGGCACTGGCTGTTTCTCATCAACGTCGGCCCCGGCATCCTTGTCGCCATCGCCGTCTACTTCCTCGTCGACTTCGACAAGCCGAACCATGCCCTCTTCAACCGCTTCGATTACGTCGGCCTCATCGCGATGGCGATGTTCCTCGGTTCGCTCGAATACGTGCTCGAGGAAGGCCCCCGTTACGACTGGTTCGACGACCAGACCATCGCAACCTTCGGCGTTCTGACCGTCATCGGAGCCGTCGTCTTCTTTTGGCGCGCCCTCACGGCGAAGGAACCGATTGTCGAACTCAGGGCTTTCAAGAACCGGAACTTCGCATTCGGTTCGGCTTTCAGCTTTACGATGGGCATAGGCCTCTACGGCCTGACATACGTCTACCCGGTGTATCTCGGCCAGATCCGCGGCTACAGCTCCCTCATGATCGGCGAGACGATGTTCGTCACCGGCGTCGCGATGTTTCTAACCGCCCCGATCAGCGGACGCCTCTCAAACATCCTCGATCCACGCATCATGATGTTGATCGGCTTCATCGGCTTTGCGAGCGGAACCTACATTGCGAGCGGCATCACCTCGGACTGGGATTTCTGGGAGTTGCTGCTTCCGCAGGTCCTGCGCGGTTCCTCGCTCATGCTGTGCATGGTGCCGATCAACAACCTCTCGCTCGGCACGCTGCCACACGACCAGCTGAAGAACGCCTCCGGCCTCTTCAACCTGACGCGCAACCTCGGCGGCGCCGTCGGCCTGGCAATCATCAATACACTCCTCAACAAGCGTCTCGATCTGCATCTCGCACGCTTGCACGAGCAGGTCTCGTGGGGACATCCTGCCGCTGAAGATCAGCTTTCGAGCATGCAGCAAACCTTCTCGAACGCGATGCAGGCCGACGGCGATATGGCGGCGCTGAAGAAGCTAGCGATGATGGTGCGCATGCAGGCAAACGTGCTGTCGTTTGCCGATCTTTTCCTGGTGCTGACCGTGCTATTCGCGTCCGCCGCGCTCTTCACGCTGCTCATGCGGAAACCCGAAGCGGTCCCGAGCGGCGCCGGAGGCCACTGA
- a CDS encoding HlyD family secretion protein, whose product MGGNSNSRLALRPRQNETGDTASGVDERSPAGSSLSAHAPKQAAKADTAPTSEQPHARESKSETTATAGPAKPASRRKPIFLGIGALALMGVTYFAYEYLTVGRFLVSTDDAYVGAYMAIISPKIPAIVAEVPVVDNQQVKEGQTLVQLDDGDYRLALEQAQSKLATQLAAIKTFDAQIKAAEASGEQARAQLDSAKANVVKTVADFKRTDALTAKDYATKASLDAATAARDSAYAQVKANEAAIQSADANVALLHAQRDQAEKVAKELQVAVDQAARDLSFTVIRAPFDGVIGNRGVQVGDYVTPGKRLAAVVPLDKVFVDANFKETQLPEIVPGQTATVRVDALNGETLKGTVEGVSPASGSQFSLLPPENATGNFTKIVQRVPVRITIPAAAAHNKLRPGLSVVVSVDTRTTPKDVSPDQAALR is encoded by the coding sequence ATGGGTGGGAATTCGAATAGTCGTCTGGCGCTCCGCCCCAGACAGAATGAGACCGGAGACACCGCATCGGGCGTCGATGAACGGTCGCCCGCAGGCTCCAGCCTGAGCGCGCATGCCCCGAAGCAGGCGGCAAAAGCCGACACCGCTCCGACGTCCGAGCAGCCCCACGCGCGCGAATCGAAATCCGAAACCACGGCGACGGCCGGCCCCGCGAAACCGGCATCCCGCCGCAAGCCGATCTTCCTCGGCATCGGCGCGCTCGCGCTCATGGGCGTCACCTACTTCGCTTATGAATACCTCACCGTCGGCCGCTTCCTCGTCTCGACGGACGACGCCTACGTCGGCGCCTACATGGCGATCATTTCGCCGAAGATCCCGGCCATCGTTGCTGAAGTTCCCGTCGTCGACAATCAACAGGTGAAGGAAGGCCAGACGCTCGTGCAGCTGGACGACGGCGACTACCGCTTGGCGCTCGAGCAGGCCCAGTCCAAGCTCGCGACACAGCTCGCCGCCATCAAAACTTTCGATGCGCAGATAAAAGCGGCGGAAGCTTCCGGCGAACAAGCCCGCGCGCAACTCGACTCCGCGAAAGCCAACGTCGTCAAAACCGTCGCTGACTTCAAACGCACGGACGCATTGACCGCCAAGGATTACGCGACGAAAGCATCGCTCGATGCCGCCACCGCCGCGCGCGATTCCGCCTACGCGCAAGTCAAAGCCAACGAAGCCGCAATTCAATCCGCCGACGCCAACGTCGCCCTCCTTCACGCCCAGCGCGATCAGGCCGAGAAGGTCGCGAAGGAATTGCAGGTCGCAGTCGATCAGGCCGCACGCGATCTCTCCTTCACCGTCATCCGCGCGCCCTTCGATGGCGTCATCGGCAATCGCGGTGTTCAGGTCGGAGATTATGTGACGCCGGGCAAACGCCTCGCCGCGGTCGTGCCGCTCGACAAGGTCTTCGTCGATGCCAACTTCAAGGAAACGCAGCTTCCCGAGATCGTCCCGGGTCAAACCGCGACGGTGCGCGTGGACGCTTTGAACGGCGAAACTTTGAAGGGCACCGTCGAAGGTGTCTCGCCCGCATCGGGCTCCCAGTTCTCGCTGCTGCCGCCTGAGAACGCCACGGGCAACTTTACAAAAATCGTTCAGCGCGTACCGGTTCGCATCACTATTCCCGCGGCGGCCGCGCACAACAAATTGCGCCCCGGTCTCTCCGTCGTCGTCAGCGTCGATACGCGGACGACACCGAAAGACGTGAGTCCCGATCAAGCCGCGCTGCGATAG
- a CDS encoding TetR/AcrR family transcriptional regulator, which yields MTDMEAAHLTPEPAREDRRGGRPAAGTDPQKRRQILEGAGRIFSTAGFDASSMSDVAREARVSKATLYVYFQDKEHLFTAICAERRDRNISEILSLLDTGKPFETVLTEFGVEVLTIMSEPFVVAAHRIVIGVAERMPEVGTEFFERGPKRVATALGKYLDLHVAAGRLEIADTYFAATQFLELIQASIIRPRLYGAITEPPTRAEIEKNVASAIAIMTAGYRPRGQR from the coding sequence ATGACAGACATGGAAGCTGCGCATTTGACCCCAGAACCAGCGAGAGAAGACCGGCGTGGCGGTCGCCCTGCAGCGGGAACCGATCCGCAGAAGCGCCGCCAAATTTTGGAGGGCGCAGGCCGGATATTTTCGACAGCGGGTTTCGATGCTTCGAGCATGAGCGACGTCGCTCGCGAGGCGCGTGTCTCAAAGGCGACGCTCTACGTCTATTTCCAGGACAAAGAGCATCTTTTCACTGCGATCTGCGCCGAGCGACGCGATCGCAACATTTCCGAGATCCTCTCGTTGCTCGATACCGGGAAGCCGTTTGAAACCGTTCTGACGGAATTCGGCGTCGAGGTGTTGACGATCATGTCCGAGCCGTTCGTCGTCGCCGCGCATCGGATCGTCATCGGTGTCGCCGAACGGATGCCCGAGGTCGGAACCGAGTTCTTCGAACGTGGACCGAAGCGAGTCGCAACCGCGCTCGGCAAATATCTCGATCTCCACGTTGCGGCGGGGCGGCTCGAAATTGCAGACACTTATTTTGCCGCCACGCAGTTCCTGGAACTGATACAGGCCTCGATTATCCGCCCACGGCTTTATGGTGCGATCACGGAGCCGCCGACGCGTGCCGAGATTGAAAAGAACGTCGCGTCCGCCATCGCTATCATGACGGCGGGCTACCGGCCGCGCGGCCAGCGCTAG
- the asnB gene encoding asparagine synthase (glutamine-hydrolyzing) — translation MCGIFGIIDLKGRRSVPLSVLKRAADAMLHRGPDEDGYLQRPGFGFASRRLSIVGLADGQQPVFNEDKQITAIFNGEIFDHDDWRQDLRTRGHVLKTHCDTEIFPHMWEEFAEDMFAKLNGQFAVALADERKQKFILARDRFGICPLFWTRTTRFGSDWLIFGSEIKTILATGMVEPKPDRRGVDAVFNFLAVPGPFSCFEGINILPPGKFLTISRGRSGEDATISERTYWEMDFPAAGQEARGQNEKKLVDEFESVLYEAVKRRLRADVPVASYLSGGVDSSTVVAMAKDILGAAPATFTVKIRDPKLDETEQAAIISKHLSADPYIVPCGSDDIVANYQKLLVATEAPVTDTSCTALMMLAGKVKERGFKVALTGEGSDEWLAGYPWYKFDRIFDWMGQASGGIAPQLAEKFLYRWLGCSDETIAYFVRNAESSGGMHAFQRFYSLLGASRLRFYSASMRAKLGNHDPYAAIEADMSRAKTWDPVNRGVYWAGKIHLPGQLLSLKGDRIAMSQSVEMRYPFLDNNVFDFLAGIDPKWKFKGLTEKYLLRRVAEKWLPKSVAWRPKGMFRAPLDGFFLQQRLPYVDELLSDASIKKAGYFDPESVREWRGKYQGLSPWGYQRSSAELGLVAVLATQLWHHTYIDPTLANLPGWRTIAGVPTAEPRDLDFAESMPALAS, via the coding sequence ATGTGTGGTATTTTCGGAATAATCGACCTTAAGGGCAGGCGCTCCGTTCCGCTGTCCGTCTTGAAACGCGCAGCCGACGCGATGCTTCATCGCGGCCCCGACGAAGACGGCTATCTGCAACGTCCCGGATTTGGATTCGCTTCGCGCCGTCTCAGCATCGTCGGCCTTGCCGACGGCCAGCAGCCTGTTTTCAACGAAGACAAGCAGATCACGGCGATCTTCAACGGCGAGATTTTCGATCACGACGATTGGCGCCAGGATCTGAGAACTCGCGGCCACGTCTTGAAGACGCACTGCGATACCGAAATTTTCCCGCACATGTGGGAAGAGTTCGCAGAAGACATGTTCGCCAAGCTCAACGGCCAGTTCGCCGTTGCCCTCGCCGATGAGCGCAAGCAGAAATTCATCCTTGCGCGCGACCGCTTCGGCATCTGCCCCCTCTTCTGGACGCGCACGACACGGTTTGGCAGCGACTGGCTGATCTTCGGTTCCGAAATCAAGACGATCCTCGCGACCGGAATGGTCGAACCGAAGCCCGACCGGCGCGGTGTCGATGCCGTCTTTAATTTCTTGGCTGTGCCCGGACCGTTCAGCTGCTTCGAAGGCATCAACATTCTGCCTCCGGGCAAATTCTTGACGATCTCGCGCGGCCGCAGCGGCGAAGACGCAACGATCAGCGAGCGCACTTACTGGGAAATGGATTTCCCGGCTGCGGGTCAAGAAGCGCGCGGACAGAACGAGAAGAAACTCGTCGATGAATTCGAAAGCGTTCTCTACGAGGCTGTGAAGCGGCGGCTGCGCGCGGATGTTCCCGTTGCCTCGTACCTCTCGGGCGGCGTCGACTCGAGCACCGTCGTCGCGATGGCGAAGGATATTCTCGGCGCCGCTCCGGCAACATTCACCGTCAAGATCCGCGACCCGAAGCTCGACGAAACCGAGCAGGCCGCAATCATTTCGAAGCACCTTTCCGCCGATCCCTACATCGTGCCTTGCGGATCGGACGACATCGTCGCGAACTACCAGAAATTGCTCGTCGCCACCGAAGCGCCCGTGACGGACACCTCGTGCACCGCGCTGATGATGCTCGCCGGCAAAGTGAAAGAACGCGGCTTCAAAGTCGCGCTGACGGGCGAAGGCTCCGACGAATGGCTCGCCGGCTATCCCTGGTACAAGTTCGATCGCATCTTCGATTGGATGGGCCAAGCGTCAGGCGGCATCGCACCTCAGCTCGCCGAGAAATTCTTATATCGCTGGCTCGGCTGCAGCGATGAGACCATCGCTTATTTTGTCCGCAACGCAGAGTCGTCGGGCGGCATGCACGCATTCCAGCGATTCTACAGTCTTCTCGGCGCGTCGCGCCTCCGCTTCTACAGCGCGAGCATGCGCGCGAAATTGGGCAACCACGATCCCTACGCGGCAATCGAGGCCGACATGTCGCGCGCGAAGACCTGGGATCCCGTCAATCGCGGCGTCTACTGGGCCGGAAAAATCCATCTGCCCGGACAGCTTCTGAGCCTCAAGGGCGATCGCATCGCCATGAGCCAGTCCGTCGAAATGCGCTATCCGTTCCTCGACAACAACGTCTTTGATTTCCTCGCCGGCATCGATCCGAAGTGGAAGTTCAAGGGCCTCACCGAGAAGTATCTTCTTCGCCGCGTCGCCGAAAAGTGGCTGCCGAAATCGGTCGCATGGCGGCCGAAAGGCATGTTCCGCGCGCCGCTCGACGGCTTCTTCCTCCAGCAGCGCCTGCCGTATGTCGACGAACTCTTGAGCGATGCCTCGATCAAGAAAGCCGGATATTTCGATCCTGAATCCGTGCGTGAGTGGAGGGGGAAATATCAGGGACTGTCGCCCTGGGGATATCAACGCAGCTCCGCCGAACTTGGGCTCGTTGCCGTGCTCGCGACGCAGCTTTGGCACCACACCTACATCGACCCGACGCTCGCCAATCTTCCAGGCTGGCGGACGATCGCAGGTGTTCCAACCGCCGAGCCCCGCGACCTCGACTTCGCCGAGAGCATGCCAGCCCTTGCGAGCTAA
- a CDS encoding MoxR family ATPase codes for MNFEGTSSYVATPDLKIAVNAAIRLERPLLIKGEPGTGKSVLATEVAKALDAPLIEWHIKSTTKAQQGLYEYDAVSRLRDGQLGDERVKNIANYIKRGKLWDAFEAPKRSVLLIDEIDKADIEFPNDLLQELDRMEFFVYETGETIKAKTRPVVLITSNNEKELPDAFLRRCFFHFIKFPDAETMRRIVDVHFPGLKNRLVNDALRVFYELRDVPGLKKKPSTSELLDWLKLLLHEDIDPALLNEKDPRKLVPPLAGALIKNEQDTHLLERLAFMTRRRNE; via the coding sequence ATGAACTTCGAAGGCACCTCCTCCTACGTCGCCACGCCCGACCTCAAGATCGCGGTCAACGCCGCGATCCGGCTCGAGCGGCCGCTCCTCATCAAGGGCGAGCCCGGCACGGGTAAATCGGTCCTCGCGACGGAGGTCGCGAAGGCCCTCGATGCCCCGTTGATCGAATGGCACATCAAATCGACGACGAAAGCGCAGCAAGGTCTTTACGAATATGATGCCGTTTCGCGGCTGCGAGATGGTCAGCTCGGCGATGAGCGCGTCAAGAATATCGCCAACTATATCAAACGCGGCAAACTGTGGGACGCATTCGAAGCGCCGAAACGCAGTGTGCTGCTGATCGACGAAATCGACAAAGCCGACATCGAATTCCCCAACGATCTTCTGCAAGAACTCGATCGCATGGAATTCTTCGTCTACGAGACGGGCGAGACGATCAAAGCCAAGACGCGTCCCGTGGTGCTCATCACCTCGAACAACGAGAAAGAGCTGCCGGACGCATTTCTCCGCCGGTGCTTCTTTCATTTCATCAAATTCCCCGACGCCGAGACGATGCGCCGGATCGTCGATGTGCATTTCCCGGGCCTGAAGAATCGTCTCGTCAACGATGCCCTGCGGGTGTTCTACGAACTTCGCGACGTGCCGGGCCTGAAGAAAAAGCCTTCCACATCCGAGCTTCTCGACTGGTTGAAGCTCCTCTTGCACGAGGACATCGACCCCGCATTACTGAACGAGAAAGATCCGAGAAAGCTTGTTCCGCCACTGGCCGGCGCCTTGATCAAGAACGAACAGGATACTCATCTCCTCGAACGCCTTGCGTTCATGACGCGCCGCCGCAACGAGTAG
- the dksA gene encoding RNA polymerase-binding protein DksA encodes MAARVKIADIVLPPGYKPSENEPFMNDMHKAYFRKRLLDWKDEILRQTRETLAILHEDSTQHADLADRATSETDRATELRTRDRQRKLISKIEAALGRIEDGSYGYCEDTGEPIGLKRLDARPIATLSVEAQERHERREKVYREE; translated from the coding sequence ATGGCTGCACGCGTGAAGATTGCAGATATCGTTCTCCCGCCGGGCTACAAGCCTTCGGAGAATGAGCCGTTCATGAATGACATGCACAAGGCTTATTTCCGAAAGCGCCTGCTCGACTGGAAGGATGAGATTCTTCGTCAGACTCGAGAAACGCTGGCGATCTTGCACGAAGATTCAACGCAGCACGCGGATCTTGCGGATCGCGCTACGTCGGAAACGGATCGGGCCACGGAACTCAGAACGCGCGATCGTCAGCGCAAGCTCATTTCCAAGATCGAAGCGGCGCTGGGCCGGATCGAGGACGGCTCGTATGGCTATTGCGAGGATACCGGGGAACCGATCGGTCTGAAGCGCCTCGATGCGCGCCCGATCGCAACTCTGTCGGTCGAAGCGCAGGAGCGCCACGAGCGGCGCGAGAAGGTCTATCGCGAGGAATAG